Part of the Micromonospora rhizosphaerae genome is shown below.
CCTGGCCACGGTGATCGGGGCCGGCTTCGCCCTCGCCGAGCGGACGATGTCGCTGGTCACCGCGGTCAACGTGGCCGGCATCGCGCTGGCCACCGGGATCGCGGCCGCCGTCGCCGCGGTACGCCAGCGGCAGGCCGAGCAGATCGCCGAGCTGTCCAAGCTGGCGGCGGTGGCGCAGCAGGCGGTGCTCCGGCCGCTCGGCCCGCAGGTGGGCACCCTGTCGGTCGCGGGCCGTTACATCTCCTCCACCGCCACCGCGGAGATCGGCGGGGACCTGTACGAGGCGATGGACACCCCGTACGGCGTACGCATGATCATCGGGGACGTCCGCGGCAAGGGGCTGGACGCGGTCCGCCTGGCCAGCATCGTGCTCGGCTCCTACCGGCACGTGGCGTACGAGCGGGCGGACCTGCGGGCCGTGGTGACCGATCTGGACCGGGCGGTGGCCCGCAACGTGGGCGACGAGGATTTCGTCACCGCCGCGTTGGTGGAGGAGCGGGGCGGCACCCTCACCATCGTCAACTGTGGACACCCGTCACCGCTGCTGCTGCGCCGAGGCGCGGTGATCCCCCTCGAACCGCCCGCGCCCGCGCCCCCGCTCGGCTTCATGCCGGTCGTCCGGCCAAGGGTGGAACGCCTGGAACCGGGCGACCGGTTGCTGCTCTTCACCGACGGCCTCGGCGAGGCCCGTCGGGACGGTGAGTTCTTCCCGACGGCCGACCGGGCCTGGCGACTGCTCGGCCACGGCACGGTCGCCGACGGGCTGGCGTCGCTGGAAACCGCCCTGGTCGAGTGGGTGCACGGCCGGCTCGACGACGACATCGCGCTGGTGCTGATGGAATACACCGGCCCGCGCAGCGGCGCGGCCGCCGCCGTGCCGAGCTGGGAGGTCGGCGCGGCCGAGAGCTGACGCCGGCGCTCAGCCGTCGGCCAGCTCGTCGGCGGCCCGTCGCCCCGCCTCGCCGGCCCGGTGCAGGAAGTCGGCGATCAGCTCCAGCTGGCTCGCGTCGTACCCGGCGCAGATTTCGTCCATCGACGCGTTCATGCCGGCGTAGAGGCGGTACACCTCCGCATTGCGCTCGCGGAGCGCCCGGACCGTGACCGAGCGGCGGTCGGCGGCGGCCGGGTCCCGCTCCCGCACGATCCATCCGCCGCGCTGCAGCCGGTCGAGGATCCCGGTCACGGTGGCCGGGTGCAGGCCGGCCCGCCGGGCCAGCGCCCCCGGGCTGATCGGCCCGTGCCGGGCGATCAGGTCGAGGCAGTCCAGGTCCACGTCGCGCAGCGAGAGGCGTACGCCGACGTGGTGGTTGAGGAGCCCGAGCTGGTTGCTCAGTTCCCGCATCGCGTCCTTGACCCGGGTGGCGGTCCGGCGGTGGCGACGCGCGTCCTCAGATGCTACGGAATCCATATTGTTCGAGCCTCGTATCAGATGTTTACGGTTCCCATATCTTACGAGGATCGGCCGCCGGGCGCGGTCGCCGACGGAAGGCGTACCCATGAAAATCACCGTCTTCGGTGCCACCGGTGGCATCGGCCGGCATCTCGTCGACCAGGCCGTCGCCGCCGGCCACGAGGTCACCGCCGTGGCACGTCAGCCGGGGCGGCTGGCCGGCGTACCGGTCCGGGTGGTCGCTGCCGACCTGGCGACGGCCGATCCGGCGACGCTGCGGGCGGCGGTCGCGGGGGCCGACGCGGTGCTCTCCGGCCTGGGCCCCCGCTCGGCGGTCGACGCCGGCATCGCCGCCCGGGGCACCGGGGCGATCGTCGAGGCGATGAGGGAGTCCGGCGTACGACGGATCGTGGTGGTCAGCGCCGCGCCGGTTGGCGTGGTGCCGTCCCCCGGCCGGCCGCACCCGCCCAAGCGGGACCCGGGCGACGGGCCGCTGATGCGCTTCGTGTTGGGGCCGGCGATTCGCCGGGTGCTCCGCCGGCACTACGCCGACCTCGCGCTGATGGAGGAGATACTGCGGGACAGCGGCCTCGACTGGACGGTCGTCCGCCCGCCCCGGCTGACCGACAAGCCGCTGACCGGCGCCTACCGGACGGCGTACGGGCGCAACGTGCGGGGCGGCCTGACCGTCTCCCGGGCCGACGTCGCCCAGCTGATGCTTCACTCGCTGGACCAGCCCGAGTCGGTCGGGCGGACCGTCGGCGTGGCGAACTGACGGACGCCGGAGGGTCGGAAGCTGAACCGGAAGTGTGTAATCGGCGTCACTTGGTTGATCGGCTTGTCGACCGCTACCCGCGAGTAATACAGTCGGGGTTACTGATCGGTAACCTGTCCGGAAGCGGGGCCAGCGAGCATGACCCACTACAAGAGCAACCTTCGGGACCTCGAGTTCAACCTGTTCGAGGTCTTCGGGGCGGACCGGACGTTCGGCCAGGAGCCGTACACGGACCTGGACGTCGAGACCGCCCGCAGCTTCCTCTCCGAGGTCGACCGCCTGGCCCGCGAGGACCTGGCCGCGAGCTACACGGACAGCGACCGCAACCCGCCCGTCTTCGACCCGGCGACGCACACCGCGCCGCTGCCGGAGTCGTTCAAGAAGTCGTACCAGGCGTTCATGGACTCGGAGTTCTGGCGGCTGGACCTCCCCGAGGCGCTCGGCGGCACCAACGCGCCGCGGGCGCTCTGGTGGTCGCTCGCCGAGCTTGTGCTCGGCGCGAACGCCCCGATCTGGATGTACGCCTCCGGCCCGTCGTTCGCGCACGTGCTGCACGTCGAGGGCACCGAGCAGCAGAAGAAGTGGGCCAAGCTCTTCATCGAGAAGCAGTGGGGCTCCACCATGGTGCTCACCGAGCCGGACGCCGGCTCGGACGTGGGCGCCGGCCGTACCCGCGCCGTCCCGCAGCCGGACGGCTCGTGGCACATCGAGGGCGTCAAGCGCTTCATCACCTCGGGTGAGCACGACCTGAGCGACAACATCGTCCACTATGTGCTGGCCCGCCCGGCCGGCGTCGAGGGCGTCGGCGGCCCGGGTACCAAGGGCCTGTCGCTCTTCGTGGTGCCGAAGTACCACTTCGACGAGCACACCGGCGAGCTGGGCGAGCGCAACGGCGTCTTCGCCACCAACGTCGAGCACAAGATGGGCCTGAAGGTCTCCAACACCTGCGAGGTGACCTTCGGTGAGCACGGCGTACCGGCCAAGGGCTGGCTGCTGGGCGAGAAGCACGACGGCATCCGGCAGATGTTCATGATCATCGAGTACGCCCGGATGATGGTAGGCACCAAGGCGATCGCCACCCTCTCGACCGGCTACCTGAACGCCCTGGAGTACGCCAAGAACCGGGTGCAGGGCGCCGACCTGATCCAGATGACCGACAAGACCGCGCCGCGGGTGACCATCACCCACCACCCGGACGTGCGTCGCTCGCTGATGCTGCAGAAGTCGTACGCCGAGGGTCTGCGGGCGCTGGTCTGCTACACCGCCGGCTGGCAGGACAAGGTCGCCATCGCCGAGGCGGCCGGCGACGAGAAGGCCACCAAGCTGGCCAAGCGGGTCAACGACCTGCTCCTCCCGCTGGTCAAGGGCGTCGGGTCCGAGCGGGCGTACGAGCTGCTCGGCCACGAGGCGCTGCAGACCTTCGGCGGCTCCGGCTTCCTCCAGGACTACCCGCTGGAGCAGTACGTCCGGGACTCCAAGATCGACACCCTCTACGAGGGCACCACGGCGATCCAGAGCCTCGACCTGATCTTCCGGAAGATCGTCCGGGACAACGGCAAGGCGCTGATGGCGGTCGCCGGCGAGATCCAGGAGTTCATCACCTCCGAGGGCGGCAACGGCCAGCTCAAGGAGGAGCGGCAGGCGCTCGGCAAGGCGCTCGCCGAGATCCAGAACATCCTCGGCGTGATGACCGGGTGGCTCGGCGAGGCGCAGAGCGGCGACGCCCGGGCCCTCTACAAGGTGGGCCTGAGCAGCCGACGCTTCCTGCTGGCCGTCGGCGACCTGGTGGTCGGCTGGCTGCTGCAGAAGCAGGCCGACGTGGCCCTGCGGGCGCTGAACGGCGAGGTGTCCGCCGCCGACAAGGCGTTCTACACCGGCAAGGTGGCCGCCGCCCGGTTCTTCGCTCGCGAGGTGCTGCCCCGCATCGGCGCCGACCGGCGGATCATCGAGGGCGCCGACCTGGAGCTGATGGACCTCCCGGAGGAGGCGTTCTGAGCCCCGATGGGGTGAGGAGTCCGGTTCGGCACTGATACCCGGCGGCCGGCGAGCGCGAGCTCGCCGGCCGCCGTCGTGATTTCGACTCCCGGACCGGTAGCCGGGCGGGCTGGCGGGTAACCGTCGCGGACCACCGCAGGTACACGCCCAAGGGCCACCGCACGGGGGAGTGCAGCGCACATGGGCATTGGTAGTGGAATCTTTCTCATCGCCATCGGGGCGATCCTGACCTTCGCCATCCGGGCCAACGTCTGGTGGATCGACCTGCGTGCGGTCGGCTGGGTACTCATTCTGGCCGGGCTGGCCGTTCTGCTCACCACGCTCTGGTTCTGGCAGGACCGGCGCAGGCGGGCCCGCACCCTCATCGTGGAGGAGAACCGGCTCTCCCATCCGACCGCGATGATGCCCCCGCCGCCCGACCCGCCACCGCCCACGGCACCGCCGTCCTGAGCTGTTCAGTCGCCCGCCGCGTCAAGAGGGGCCCCGGTGCAACGGAAACCGTCAACAGAGGGCCCCTCCTTTCACCTCAGCCGCGCGCGGTGTGCCGGTTGACGATGGGGCCGCCGCCCGGTGCCAGCTCGGCCCAGGGCGTCGTCGCCCGGTGCATCACCAGGTCCGTGGTGCGCAGCCCGTCCGGGTCGGCCCGCTCCGGGTCCAGCAGCGCCGAGAGCAGCGAGATGCCCGGGTTGTGGGCGATCAGCAGCACGACGCCCGCCGCCGGGTCGACCGTCCGGACCAGCCCCAGCAGGTCCTCCGGGCGTGCCTCGTACGCGGCGCCCTCGTACCGCACCACCGGCGCGGACCCCGCCGGTCCCCCCTCCGGCGGGGACCCCGTCATGCCCAGCGCCACGTCGTGCCAGGTCTGCCGGGTCCGCCGGACGCTCGAGCAGAGCACCACGTCGGGGAGCACGGCGTGCCGGGCCAGCCAGGCGCCGGCTGCGGCCGCGTCGGCGTGACCGCGCGCGGTCAGCGGCCGTTCCGCGTCCGGGGTGTCCGAGGACTGCTCGGCCTTGGCGTGCCGCAGCAGCACCAGTGTCCGCTCCTGGTTCCTGCCGTCCGTCATGGGCTCAGCTTGCCTGATTGGCGATCGGAGCGCCTGGGTAAGTCGATGGATGCCGCTACCTCATCCATGGCCGCGGCGGGTAGGAAACGCCAGCTGAACGCCAAGGAGGCGACATCATGGGCATCGGTGCCAGCATCTTCCTCATCGCGCTCGGCGCGATCTTCGCGTTCGCCATCGACGCCAATCTGGGATGGCTCGACCTGAACGTCGTCGGCTGGGTGCTGATGCTCGTCGGCGTCGTCGGCCTGATCACCACCCTCTACTTCTGGAACACCCGCCGCCGCACCGTGGTCGCCACCCCGGTGCGCGAGGACCGGGTCGTGGCCGACCGGGTGGTCCCGGTGCAGGACGACCGGGTGGTGCGGGAGGAGTACCGCGAGGTGCGCCGCCCCGGCTACCCCGCCTGAGCACCGCACACACGTCGGGGGTCCCGCAACGGCGCGGGGCCCCCGAAGCGTGCCCATGATCAGGCGAACAGGGCGAAGTAGATCGCGATGTGGTGGCAGATCGCGGCGACCAGGGTGCAGGCGTGGAAGAACTCGTGGTGGCCGAAGACCGTGGGCCACGGGTTCGGCCGGCGCAGCGCGTAGAAGACCGCGCCGACGCTGTAGATCGCGCCGCCGACGATCAGCAGGACCAGGGCGGTGACCCCGCCCGAGTGCAGGATCTGCGGCAGCATCGCCACGGCGACCCAGCCGAGCGCCAGGTAGAGCGGCGCAGAGACCCAGCGCGGCGCGTGCGGCCAGATCAGCTTCAGTGCCACGCCGGCCAGGGCCCCACCCCACACCAGGCTGAGCATGATGCCGGCCTGCCGGGTGCCCAGCAGGAGGGCACAGAACGGCGTGTACGTGCCGGCGATGAACACGAAGATCATCGAATGGTCCATCCGGCGCATGATCTGGTAGCCGCGCTCCGACCACACCCGCCGGTGGTAGAGGGCGCTGGTGCCGAAGAGCCCGCAGACGGTCAGGCTGTAGATGAGGCAGCTGACCAGCGGCGCCCAGCCGGGCCGGGCGGCGGCGATCGAGCAGAGCACGATGCCGCAGACGAGTGCGACGAAGAACGCGTAGGTGTGCAGCCAGCCGCGCATCCGGGGTTTACCGATGTCGACCGGCTTGAGCCGAAGCGGTGCGGAGGTGGTCACGGCAATAGGTTACGGCACCGTAGGTTACTTGTAAGTAGTGTGGCCCGTCACGCCTTCGGTCCGGACGGAGGGCCCTTGTGGAGCCTCGGATCCGCGAGTATGGCGGGATGCGGATCCGGCCCGTCGGCGCGCACGCTCTGCTGCTTGACTGCGACGACCCCGACCAGGTGCAGGGGTGGCGCGCCGAGTTGTGGCGTCGCCGCGAGTCGGGCGAGTTGAGCGCGGTGGAGATCGTCCCGGCGGCCCGCACGGTGCTGCTGGACGGCGTACCCGATCCGGCGTCGACCGCCGCGCTGATCGCCGGCTGGACGCCGCTGCCAGTCGCCACCGCGACCGCTGGCGGCGAGGTCGAGGTGCCCACCGTGTACGACGGCCCGGACCTGCCGGCCGTCGCCGAGCACTGGGGCGTCGACGTGCCGGGGGTGGTCGAGCGGCTGCGGAGCACCGAGTTCCGGGTGGCCTTCTGCGGCTTCGCACCCGGCTTCGCGTACCTGACCGGGCTTCCCGCGGAGTTGGCGGTGCCCCGGCTGCCCAGCCCGCGGCCCCGGGTGCCGGCCGGATCGGTTGCCCTCGCCGGCCCGTACGCCGGGATCTATCCGACCGCCTCGCCCGGCGGCTGGCTGCTGGTCGGGCGGACCGGGCTCACCCTCTTCGACGTGCACGCGAACCCGCCGGCCCGGCTCATCCCCGGCACCCGGGTCCGGCTGGTGTCGGCATGATCGAGGTGCTCCGGGCCGGCGCCCTCACCACCGTGCAGGACCAGGGCCGACCCGGCTTCGCCCACCTCGGCGTGCCCCGGTCCGGGGCGCTCGACCCGGCGGCGCTGCGGCTGGCCAACCGGCTGGTCGGCAACCCGGAGGCCGCCGCCGGGCTGGAGATCACGCTGACCGGTTGCCAACTGCGGTTCACCCGGGCCGCCACGGTGGCGGTGACCGGGGCCGACGTCGAGATCCGGGTGGACCGGCGGCCGGCGGACGTCGGCCGGCCGCTCTCCGTGCCGGCCGGGGCGGTCCTGCGGATCGGTCCCGCCCGTACCGGCGTCCGCAACTGGCTGGCCGTCTCCGGCGGGCTCGACGTGCCTCCGGTGCTCGGTAGCCGGGCCACCGACACCCTCTCCGGCCTCGGCCCGCCCCCGGTACGCGACGGCGACCGGCTGCCCCTCGGCTCCCCGGTCGGCAACCCCGCCCCGGTCGACGTGACCGTCACGGCGCCGGTCACCGACGAGCTGCGGCTGACGTTGCGGCTCGGCCCCCGGCACGACTGGTTCACTCCGGCCGCGCTGAACCTCCTGCTGACCACCCCGTACGCGGTCAGTCCGCTGAGCAACCGGGTCGGCGCGCGACTGGTCGGCGCACCGCTGCCCCGCGCGGTGGCCGACGAGCTGCCCAGCGAGGGGCTGGTGCTCGGCGCGGTGCAGGTCCCGGCGGACGGTCAGCCGCTGATCTTCCTCGCCGACCACCCCACCACCGGCGGATACCCCGTCATCGGGGTGGTGGACGAAGTAGCACCCCTCGCGCAGGCCCGCCCGGGGACTACGGTGAGGTTCCATGGACCTCAACGCTGATCTCGGCGAGGGATTCGGCATCTGGCGGCTCGGCGATGACGAGGCGCTGCTGGAGCTGGTCACCTCCGCCAACGTGGCCTGCGGTTTCCACGGCGGCGACCCGTCCACCATGCGCCGAGTCTGCGCGGGCGCGGCCGAACGCGGGGTCGCCATCGGCGCCCAGGTCGGCTACCGGGACCTGGCCGGCTTCGGCCGCCGGCACATCGCGTACGGCTTCGCCGAGCTGCGCGACGAGGTGACCTACCAGCTCGGCGCGCTGGACGGGTTCTGCCGGTTGTTCCGCACCCGGGTGCGTTACCTCAAGCCGCACGGCGCGCTCTACCACGCCGCGGCGTCCGACGAGGCACAGGCCGCGGCCGTGGTCGCCGCGGTCGGTGCGTACGACCGCGAGCTGCCGGTGCTCTGCGCGCCGGGCTCGGTGCTCGCCCAGCTCGCGGTCGGCGCGGGACTGCGGGTGGTCGCCGAGGGCTTCGCCGACCGGAACTACCTGCCCAACGGCTCGCTCGTGCCCCGGACGGCCGCCAACGCGCTGGTGACCGACCCGGAGGAGGTGGCCGCCCGGGCCGTCCGGATGGCCACCGAACGCACCGTGGTGGCGGTCGACGGCACTGTCATTCCGCTTCAGGTCGAGTCGATCTGCGTGCACGGCGACTCTCCGGGTGCGGTGCGGTCCGCCGGGATGGTCCGGGCCACGCTGATCGACGCGGGGATCACCCCGAAGCCGTTCGCCTGATCCCGGTCAGCTTTCCCACGCTCGACGCGTCGGGAGCGGACGGCGGCGTGTCGTGACCCGGCGGCGCATGTCCCCATGGGCGATATGACGAAGCGGCATGTTTATGACGCTCCGGCATATCGCTCGCGGGGCATGTGCCTTCGGAAGCGGCGGGACTTCGGGAGCGGCGGGACTTCGGCGCGTGAGCCGGCCACCCGGGGCCGGCGCTCGATCGGACCGCCCGGTCAGGCGTCCAGGCCGCGCAGGACCAGCGGCAGCCGGGTGGCCGCCCCCTCGACCACGCGTACCGGGACGCCCCAGTCCTGCCGGGTCAGGTGGCAGGCCGCGTGCTCGACCTCGGCGTCGCAGGTGGCCGCCTGGGCGGTCACCTGGAGCACACCACCGGACACCTCGCCGTTGACCACCAGCCGGCGGGACAGATCCGTGGTGGTGCCGGCACCCTCGAGCAGCAGCTCCGGCGGGGACGCGGAGACCACCAACCGGGTGGACGGGCCATACGTCTCGTCCAGCTTCTGTCCCGGTGCCGGGGTGAAGATCACGTCGAGCGTCATCTCTCCGGCCGCCACGTCGGTCGGCTTCCGCTCGGTGCGGTGCCGGGGCCCGTCCACCGTGCCGGCGCCGGCGGCGGAGAGCGCGCCGGGGGCCAGCCGGGTCAGCCGGTGCGCGCCGGACTCGACCACCAGCACCTCCCCCTCCGGGGTGAGCACCAGGTCGCTCGGCTCGGCCAGCCCGTCCGAAACCGTGGAGACCTGGTCGGTCTCCGGGTCGAAGCGGCGGACCGCGCCGTTGTAGGTGTCGGCGATCAGCACCGAGCCGTCCGGCAGCGCACACACCCCCAGCGGGTGCTGGAGCAGTGCCTGATCGGCCGGGCCGTCGACATGGCCGAAGTCGAAGAGCCCCTGCCCGACCGAGGTGCCCAGCACGCCGTTCTCGACGTACCGGATGGCGCTGGACTCGCTGTCGGCGATCCAGAGGCGGGCCCCGTCGGCGGAGACGGAGAGGCCGGAGGGCTGCGCCATCCAGACGTCCGGCAACGGGCCGTCGCGGAGGGCCTCGACCGTCGTGCCGGCGTACACCCCGGCGGTCCGCTTGATCGGGTCGAACCACCAGAGCTGGTGGATGCCGGCCATCGCGATGATGACCTTGTCTTCGTACCAGGCGACGTCCCAGGGGGAGGAGAGGTCGACCGAGCGCGCGTCGTGCGCGTGGTCGTCGACCGTCGCGCGCCACGGCCGGCCGGTACCGGCGACCGTGACCACCTCGCCGTTGGCCAGTCGGACGCCGCGCAGCAGGTGGTTGACGGTGTCCGCGACGACCAGGTCGTACCCGGCCACCTCGGCGACGTGCGTGGGGAGCAGGCAGAGCCCCTGCGGCTCGGAGAAGGTCGCCGTCTCCGGCGGGCCGTCGTCGTCGCCCCGGGTGCCCGAACCGAACCGGCGGAGCACCTTTTCGCCGTCCGGGGCCAGCTCCACCAGCGAGTGCCGGGCAGAGTCGGAGACCAGCAGGTTGCCGCCGTCGAGCACCACGGCCTTGCCGGGGAAGCGCAGCGTGGTCTCCGGCTCGGCCGGCGGGACGTAAGGGCCGTCGCCGCGGTGCAGGGTGCCCTTCGCCTCGTGGGTGGCGATCAGCTCGTCGATCAGCCGGGACAGCCCCTCGGCGTGCCCCTCACCGGCCATGGTGGCCACCACGTAGCCCTCGGGGTCGACCACCGACAGGGTGGGCCAGGCCTTGGCCGCGTACTGCTGCCACATGCCCAGCTCGGGGTCGTCGAGCACCGGGTGGTGCACGCCGTACCGTTCGACCGCCGCGGCCAGCGCGTCCGGGTCCTTCTCGTGCTCGAACTTCGGCGAGTGCACGCCGATGACGACCAGCACGTCGCCGTACTTCTCCTCGAGCGGGCGCAGCTCGTCGAGCACGTGCAGGCAGTTGATGCAGCAGAAGGTCCAGAAATCCAAGATGACGCAGCGACCTCGAAGGTCCCGCAATGTCAGGTTTCGTCCCCCAGTGTTAAGCCACTGGCGGCCCCGTAGCTCGGGCGCACGGACGCGGGCTGAAGCGGTCATTAGGCAAGCCTGTCACGGCGTCGCCGGGGACGTCCGGCGGGGCGGTCAGGTGGCCGAGGAGAGCCCGGCCGACCCGGGCGCGTCGCCGGGGGCGGCTGGACGCGGCCGATGGTCAGGCGGGGCCCCCGGTAATCCTCAGAGCAGGCTCAGGACTGCCGGGATCGCCATGAGGACTGTGCCCATGCCGACGAGCAGTAGGCCGGATAGCTGAAGTCGGGCTGTCCCGACGACGGCGTCCTTCGCCAGCCTCTCCACGTCCCGATCCGCCTGGTCTAGGCGCTCGCCCAGTTTATTTATCTCGTCGTGTACGGCCTTGACGTCCTGGTTATGCCGCCCTCGATCATCGCGGGCCGCCTTCTCGATGTTGTTGACGCGCTGGACCAGCAGCATCACTTGCTTCTCTAGGGGCGCATCCTCCGGAATCTCCGGTCCAACGAACGTCGCCCATGCCGTCCCTACGGAGACCGATACGCCGATGGATTGCGCCTGGAGGGTCGCGTTTCGTCGTCGCCAGGGCATGAGGCGGAACGATTGCACGCGCAGCCACTGCCAGGCCCTCGCCAGCAACGGCCATAGCGGACCGTCGCCGTACTGCGTGTGGTCGCGCCACAAGGCCACGCAGGCGCATCCGGTCCCGGCGAGTGTCAACGCGAGACCCAGCAAGGTCAGAGTTAGCACGACCAGAATTGTGGCAGGTCGATGCCATGACGGCCCGGGCGTGTAAACGCAGAAAGCCCCCGACCCCGGCGCGCGGACCAGGATCGGGGGCGTTCGTCGTGTGCGGCGAGGGCGGGCCGTCTACCCGCCGAGGGGCGACCGTAGGCGGCCGAACTAAGCGGCGGCTACCTCGGGCCAGGGTGCGACCTCCTCGGCGCTCTGAGGGTCTGCCTCGGGGTATCGGCGGGCCATCTCCCCCGCGACGCGATAACGCAACCAGCGGACCAGCAACCGGTACTCGCCGGGCGTGGTCACGCGGGGCCCGTACTCGGCGACCAGCTGGCGCGCGATCTCCGCGCGGACGGCGTCCGGGCCAAGCGGATACCAGACCGCTAGACGGTCTTCGTCCAGCCGGAACGCCTTCACGGCCTGGCCGTCGTCGTGGCGCTTGGGGGGCGGTCGGCAGTACGCGGTAGGACCGCGCGGCCTCGGACATGCGGTAGACGGTCACTCGGCGACCTCCGGTCCGGCCGAGAAGTTGACCGCGGCGAGGCGGGCGCGGACGTCCTCGCGGTGGATGCGCGGGGAAGCGGCGGCGTGGAAGGCGGCCAGGGCTACGCCCCGGGACCCGTCGCCGTGCGTGTAGGCGTACGACCAGGCGGCCGACCACAACGCCGAGGCGGTCCAGCCGATCGCCGGACGGCGCGCGAAGTCGGACGGTCGGAACGGCGGGAGGTCTTCGCCGCGAAGGGTCGGCGTGACGGTCTCGGCCGAGGCGGGCGCGCGACCAGCGCGGCGCGCCCAGGGCCAGTTCTTCGCGGGCTTCCTCGGCGTGGCGCGGGGACAGGTACTCGATACGGGCGAAGCCGTGCCGGATCAGGGCGGCCAGCTGGTTCGGGTTCATCGCGCGTCGCCCCCGTTCCGCCGGGTGGCGAGGGTGGCCAGGTAGGCGGCGAGGCCGGACGCCTTGCCGGCGTACGCGGCGATCAGGCGCGCAGGGCGCGCAGGTACGGTGGACGGCGCGCAGGTACGGTGGACATAGCGGAAGGACTCCTCTTCCGTTAGGGCCTCGGTCGGCGGCGGAATCG
Proteins encoded:
- a CDS encoding NHL domain-containing thioredoxin family protein, yielding MTASARVRAPELRGRQWLNTGGRNLTLRDLRGRCVILDFWTFCCINCLHVLDELRPLEEKYGDVLVVIGVHSPKFEHEKDPDALAAAVERYGVHHPVLDDPELGMWQQYAAKAWPTLSVVDPEGYVVATMAGEGHAEGLSRLIDELIATHEAKGTLHRGDGPYVPPAEPETTLRFPGKAVVLDGGNLLVSDSARHSLVELAPDGEKVLRRFGSGTRGDDDGPPETATFSEPQGLCLLPTHVAEVAGYDLVVADTVNHLLRGVRLANGEVVTVAGTGRPWRATVDDHAHDARSVDLSSPWDVAWYEDKVIIAMAGIHQLWWFDPIKRTAGVYAGTTVEALRDGPLPDVWMAQPSGLSVSADGARLWIADSESSAIRYVENGVLGTSVGQGLFDFGHVDGPADQALLQHPLGVCALPDGSVLIADTYNGAVRRFDPETDQVSTVSDGLAEPSDLVLTPEGEVLVVESGAHRLTRLAPGALSAAGAGTVDGPRHRTERKPTDVAAGEMTLDVIFTPAPGQKLDETYGPSTRLVVSASPPELLLEGAGTTTDLSRRLVVNGEVSGGVLQVTAQAATCDAEVEHAACHLTRQDWGVPVRVVEGAATRLPLVLRGLDA